A window from Peromyscus eremicus chromosome 1, PerEre_H2_v1, whole genome shotgun sequence encodes these proteins:
- the LOC131906636 gene encoding cardiotrophin-2 produces the protein MLTLLCPVPAPLGLLSLLPPLRPAAPISPSEPISQAYSLALYMQKNTSTLLQTYLQYQGSPFSDPGFSAPELQLSSLPPAAVPFKTWHAMDDAERLSRAQGGFLALTQHLQLVGDDQSDLNPGSSILLAQLGAARLRAQGLLGNMAAIMTALGLPIPPEEDTLGLVPFGASAFERKCRGYIVTREYGHWTDRAVRDLALLKAKYPA, from the exons ATGCTGACCCTCTTATGTCCTGTGCCAGCTCCCCTCGGCCTACTGAGCCTGCTGCCCCCCCTCAGGCCTGCGGCCCCCATCTCCCCATCAGAGCCCATCAGTCAAGCCTATAGCCTGGCTCTCTACATGCAGAAGAACACGTCGACGCTGCTGCAGACCTAC CTGCAGTACCAGGGTAGCCCCTTCAGTGACCCTGGTTTCTCAGCTCCTGAACTCCAGCTCAGCAGCCTGCCTCCTGCTGCGGTGCCCTTCAAGACCTGGCATGCGATGGACGATGCAGAGCGGCTAAGCCGGGCCCAGGGAGGCTTCCTGGCCCTGACCCAGCACCTCCAGCTTGTGGGGGACGACCAGAGTGATCTGAATCCTGGCAGTTCCATTCTGCTGGCCCAGCTCGGAGCGGCAAGACTCAGGGCCCAAGGCCTACTGGGCAACATGGCTGCTATCATGACTGCTCTAGGGCTGCCCATCCCTCCAGAAGAGGATACTCTGGGTCTTGTCCCTTTTGGGGCCTCAGCCTTTGAAAGGAAATGTCGAGGCTACATAGTGACCCGGGAATATGGTCACTGGACGGACCGGGCTGTGAGAGATTTGGCTCTACTCAAGGCCAAGTACCCAGCATAG